Proteins from a genomic interval of Zingiber officinale cultivar Zhangliang chromosome 1B, Zo_v1.1, whole genome shotgun sequence:
- the LOC122055226 gene encoding zinc finger protein GIS-like, translating to MESSASEPTDHSWLLSPSQSVDLSLTLGLSSAVTASSRESSCRRLFPCLFCNKKFFKSQALGGHQNAHKKERSVGWNSDRHHLHPSSSAPFPIASHSCKPVPCAAGLPASRSAAPCFDSWFLASREKADLLNRRREPVLLSLDAASAAATAGSSAGEGRCNLDLALKLSSTR from the coding sequence ATGGAATCTTCTGCCTCAGAACCAACAGATCATTCATGGCTACTGTCGCCGTCACAAAGTGTGGATCTATCCCTCACGTTGGGACTGTCCTCGGCCGTCACGGCCAGCAGCCGCGAAAGCAGCTGCCGCAGGCTCTTCCCCTGCCTCTTCTGCAACAAGAAGTTCTTCAAGTCTCAGGCCCTCGGCGGCCACCAGAATGCGCACAAGAAGGAGAGGAGCGTCGGCTGGAACTCCGATCGCCACCACCTTCACCCCTCGTCCTCCGCTCCCTTCCCCATCGCATCGCACTCGTGCAAGCCTGTCCCCTGCGCGGCAGGCCTTCCGGCCAGCAGAAGCGCCGCACCTTGTTTCGACAGCTGGTTCTTGGCGAGCAGAGAGAAGGCTGACCTCCTGAATCGCCGACGGGAGCCCGTCCTTCTCAGCTTGGACGCTGCTAGTGCTGCTGCTACTGCTGGTTCCTCGGCCGGCGAAGGTAGGTGCAACCTCGATCTCGCCCTGAAGCTCTCTTCTACGCGTTGA